A segment of the Lolium perenne isolate Kyuss_39 chromosome 3, Kyuss_2.0, whole genome shotgun sequence genome:
CTCCCCCACTTCCCACTTAACTCCTAAGCAAACCCTCCCTCGTCCGCCTATAAATTGCAGCCCTCGTCCAAGCCCCAATTCCCTTTTCCCTCTCTCCCAATCTCCCCTCTCAAGAAGGACTTGGCTTCTTTCTTGCAGCAGCACTAGCAACACCATTCTGCTCTAGTTCCTATTGACCTCGCAACTACCCTGCTCCACCTTTCTAGTTTGAACACCCTTTGATTGCCATAGCCTTGCAACCAAAACACCTTTAGTTCCCTGTGCCTTGGAGATTCTGTCAGGGAGTATCTCATCACAGAAGCTCTACCAGCTAGTTTTTTCCAGCCAAAACTCTGCTGAAATTTCCTGTCAGAAACCTCGTAGTTCAAGCGTCACTCTGCCGAAATTTCAAGTCGAAAACCCTTGCTATCCAGGGTGTCACTCTGCCGAATTTCCAGTCGAAAACCCTTGCTGGACGGGGAGAAGCTCTGTCCGATTTCCAAGTAGAAAAGCTTGATTTTCAGGGGAAACTCTGCCGTATTTTTTTGCTTTTCAAGCTCTATGCTGATGTTGTTCTATCCTCCGTGTTTATGATAACATCCACCGTCCTCGTTCAGTCCTTCTCCGTCGTCTTCCTCTACTGGTTCTACGTCTTCTCATAATTCCAGCTAAACCGAGAATTCACCTGCTTATTTATTATTGCTGTTAAGATTTGCTAGCTTAAGGAACCAAGTAATTAAGTCATAAAGCTTTGAGCTGCTCAAAGAAATATGGCCTCCCCCGGCGCAGTGTCTGCCGTCACGTCGTCGTCGCACGGCTCGGGGGCGACACGGGCGCTCACGGAGGAGAGGAAGCGGAAGCGCAAGGAGTCGAACCGGCTTTCGGCGCAGCGGTCACGCGCGCGCAAGCAGCAGCAGGTTGACGAGCTTGAGGTTCAGGTGGCCGCGCTACGCGCCCGCAACGGCGCCATGGCCGCCGCGGCGAACGAGGTCGCGCGGCGGTACGCGGCCGTCGAGGCCGAGAACGAGCTCCTGCGCGCGCGGACGCTAGAGCTCACCGAGCGCTGGGAGTCCCTCGCTCAACTAATCCAGTACATGGACGCGGCCGCAGCCTCCTTCAACCCCTTCGCCGGCGTCAACGGTGCAGTCTTGCCCCAGCCGCCGCTCCTCGACACGGCCATGTATGGCAACTACTACTACTAAGATGATCGCATCACGATCACATCATGCTGGCTCCTAGCTCTCTATGTTGTCTATATGTGCTTGTGCTTTCCTAGCGTTATTGGGTGGGCAAAGAAAGTGGGGGCTGTGTGTCGTGTGACTTTATAGTGTGACATGGACGTCAACGACAACATATGTGGTTAATTGGATGCCCTTGTTGGACAAGCAACTCCATGTACGtgtatctttttttttctttctataAAGCTGTTATCAcatctcgcatcatatcgtatcatatCATATCTCATAGAGAACAAGAACTAACTCCGAGAAAAAGATGGATGGACGGCCGCAAGTTGTGTGATAGAGCTCCTTACCAAAGGGTGTAGTATATGCGATACGGCTGACAAGTGGCTTTTCCTTTAGAATATCACACCGGTGCCGGCCTAGTAGGCCCACCTACCACGTATTCACAAAAAATTGATAGGAATTTGGTTCGAACACTTCAATGATTACGCCTATCGAAATTTGCATTTCTCCTACAAGTAGGAGCTTGACTGCATCACGGATGCTgaaatttgttgaactttgtatcTGTTGTAAAGGATGAGAGAGAAATAGACAAAATTTAGACAATGTAAAATGCTTGGAATGAGGCCAGCCATGATAAACCTCCCCTATCTATTGAAGGATCGAAACGATTCGTTTGCAGCTAAATGTGGCTGATCCCCAACTTAAAGGACAACTATGTGGAAGCTCTAATTAAAGGGAAGCAATCAGTAGCCGATGAGGGAGTCTCTCCTGCCCCGTGTCCTaaaggcatctccagcggcgcgacgcaaacggacgttgagcgattgtttgtgtccgccgtgaccgaaaatgcgtctggacCCCCTCCAGCGAGGCGACGCAAAGTGTCCGCGgcaacgcaaacctggcccaaatatgcgtcaggtttgcgtctctgcggactctgcgcggtcgcgccgagtgtccgccgaaaaagacgtaggacccgcCCGTCAGTGGCAGGCATgccgatattattcccgccagtggccattccccgcgcgaaaaatcaaagtagaccgacgcgagcagtccagaagcgatggacgtcctcgccgccgcagccaccACCATGGATGCCAAGCAAACcgtcgcacccgccgccgccccacactcccgcgtagccacgaccatagccaacatggaggctgcagctccggtggaagcaaagcgggccgccaccggcggccgggacgcaaagccgaaggcggcaaagaaggtgctctccaaGGAGGAGAAAAGCGTCGAGGCCGCGACGCGGCCGGCGCAAGAACCTGAAGGAGAGGAATGCAGCGGTCGCCGGCCAGCAGGCGTGGCAGATGCAGGTGAAAGCCGACAtcgcgcaagtagccctccatccgagcttagcggagggatacatgctcgtcaagcgagaggggatcgccggcgtcgctcctccggcctcATCGGTGAGTAAGTTCCCAGCTCTgtcctggaactcccgctcccttgcagggccacccggcgtcgcggttcgcctccggcgTGGCGCCGGTGCAGTTCAATGGtgcgtgatgtctacgttccccctcctttcctgtagacagtgttgggcctccaagagcagaggtttgtagaacagcagcaagttttcccttaagtggatcacccaaggtttatcgaactcagggaggaagaggtcaaagatatccctctcatgcaaccctgcaaccacaaagcaagaagtctcttgtgtccccaacacacctaataggtgcactagttcggcgaagagatagtgaaatacaggtggtatgaatatatatgagcagtaacaacggtgccagaaaatagcttgccggcgtgtagttgatggtggtagtattgcagcagtagtaacacagtgaaacagtaaacaagcagtagtaactcagcagtatttaggaacaaggcctagggattacactttcactagtggacactctcaacattgatcacataacagaatagataaatgcatactctacacttttgttggatgatgaacacattgcgtaggattacacgaaccctcaatgccggagttaacaagctccacaataatgctcatatttaagtaaccttatagtgtaagatagatcaacagactaaaccaagtactaacatagcatgcacactgtcaccttcatgcatatgtaggaggaatagatcacatc
Coding sequences within it:
- the LOC127326948 gene encoding bZIP transcription factor 44: MASPGAVSAVTSSSHGSGATRALTEERKRKRKESNRLSAQRSRARKQQQVDELEVQVAALRARNGAMAAAANEVARRYAAVEAENELLRARTLELTERWESLAQLIQYMDAAAASFNPFAGVNGAVLPQPPLLDTAMYGNYYY